A stretch of DNA from Saccharomycodes ludwigii strain NBRC 1722 chromosome I, whole genome shotgun sequence:
TGCAGTCAATGCAAATAGATTGAATTTCCAACCTTTAGAAAATGCGTTTGAAATATACGGTGTCGATTTCTTAGTTGATAGGGATTATAAAGTTAAATTGCTAGAAGTTAATGCTTATCCAGACTTTAAACAAACAGGAGATGCTCTGAagaatttgatttttgaGTTGTTTGACAATGTCACACAGACTTGTATTGCtccaatttttcaaaaaaaagaggacGAAGACATTGTAGGTGATATAAAACTCAATAATTTCACAACCGTCTTGGATGAGTCTATTCATGATTGGTAACTTTTCGGTATTCGCGTATTTGCACtgccttttatttttatatcctctatttgtttatttgggTTATACAActtatttttcctttttagcTGACctcttatatatatatatatatatactgtATAACATATGATTTTGCCCACCTGGCTCGATAAATGATTAGGTTATTATGTGTTTTCAACATCATCCGTATCATCTTCAGATTGCTTAGGGTTCCCCTGATTATCATTAACCTCTTCATTTTTGGATTCGTCTGCTACCGTTAAATTAGTTGTTGCACTAATCAAGCTTctttttactatttttaattgggATGGAATAGTAACATCGTCTTCAGGAATATTGGCGTATTCTTTAGCCCAACTGACAATTCTTGATCTTATACGCTCAGCTTTAAATAAAGCTAATCTAATTTTttgcaaatttttaataaactcTTGGTTCCGTTGTAATACAATCTGAGTCAGTTGCCTGGTATTTTCCACATCATCTTCAGTTATTGGTGATTCAGAATCAGTGGCTAGTCCTATTAGCTTTTCCAGTAATGATGATGTTTTATATTGTGGTAGAGCAAAAAAggcatcatcatcatcatcatcgttaTCATCACCAGCGTTGCTTTCCCGCACCCCAATACGAGTCTCGTTTGCAATAATACTGGTTGAAGTGGCAACATTTTGCTCATCCGTTTGTATGTTTCCAAGAGAATCATCTCCGTCCTTTGAATTTAACCCCGTATTCGTACAGTTGTTTCTGGCACTTGCCGCCTCCCCAGTTTCTTTATCTTCCGTGGCAATGATGTTTATAGTATTATCGCCCTTGGGTATATACTCTGCATTTTCGTCTACATGTAGATTATGATCGTAGTCGGGTAGTTGAATTTTATGACACAGGTAAGGTAAGGGGTCATCTTCAAGAAAAACATTTAACAAATCAGAAAAACTGGATGAAGATAATTGGGCTTTTTCAATCATTAGGGCAGTTTGTAATTCCAACAATCgtaaaattttattgttcATAAAAGTTCTTTTGATGGGTTGGTGAGTGACCACATCACTTAATGATTCAATAGGTCTTAAAATTTCTTCGACATGGGCAATAGTATTTAGGtctataatattttcaccATCGTCACCATCCtcttcttttccttcttcATTATGTTCCtcctcatcatcatcagtaCTGCTGCCACCACCACTACTAGAAATTTGGGTgaaattgtttaattttcttttcttgttATTGTCACTGAGCCTATTTGTCCTCGTTAGAAGTTTATGTTCTGAACCATTATAGAAAACCACATTTTCGTATAAATCGGTGTTTAATTTTCTCCTAGAAACGAAATTGCTGCCTTGTAATAGTTTATTACCCCTATTAGTTGACTCATTTGATGAAACTCTTGGGTATATATAATTGGAGTTAGGTCTCCTTTCATAGTGCGGAAAATTACCACttctttgtttaataaCATGCCTGGTAAAGTTACTAGTTAGTAATTGTTCATTATCACTCTCGACTTGTGTTTTttggttattattattgttgtttaatattgttggtgAAGAACCAGCAGTATGGTTCTGATAAGGTTGCTTCTGTATTTTTGCATCcatatttagtttttttttttttttctgtttttctttctttctttcttttaactttttttttctttctttcaaaataagacaataaataaaaatattttttcattcaaaaaagaaagaaagaaataaataaatcgatatctaaaacaacaaggttcaaaaaaagttttttttatttttttttatttttttttaattttttttaatttttttttcttttcctaaaaaaattttttccacaatttttttctttctccaATTTTAACAAAGTGTGTTGCCTATTTACATGTAAATATTTCTTATGAAACGTAATAGACCAATCTTTTCTAACCCAAAGTCAAGGTTGTATtgacaaataataataatactatagCCATGATtggtaaaatattaattataatttttgctGCGATTAATTACAAAGCACTACCATTAGCGTATTATGTTAGATTTTATCATACTGTGTTGATCGCTTTGGTTATACCATACTACTCGAAAGGTGCTAGTAACCCTTTGATCAAAAAGTTGAGTGATAACAAATATGGTTGTTTTTCCCATACTATAATGAACAGTTATAATTCCATACTTGAAACTGATATGTACCTGCATAAAAGCAACAGTACCTATTTTGTTGATATGGATATTGCTAGAACTGAATTAATGAGTAAGatattcaataaaattttcatgAAGATGAGGAAATGGCCTTATGTCCCAGTTGCATCAATTACAGcagttttcaaaaaagaaattagaCCATTGGAAAAGTTTAGAATTGAAagtaatattttatgttGGGATGAAAAGTGGATCTATGTTGtttgtaaattttataaGCATAAAGATGTGTTATGTACCTATGGATTGACTCAATATGTTATTAAAGATGGCAGAAAAACCATTTACCCTAAAGATGCTTTAGAAACTTGTGGATTATATAACGAGGAAGTTGCTGCTATTTCTGCCAAAAACCTGAAAATTTTGGTTGAGGAAAATGGGTTGACACATCCTGAGAAATTGATTTCTTTGGAACATAGATTTGAGAGAATTTGAACATGACTTTACACGAATGGTAAAATTTACAATGGGGGCAAAAGGCaactattttttattttctggtTGGGCCACGTGAGTAActttataattaataaatcgTTCTATATTTGGGAATCGTAAACagttataaataaataaagaagatGAAAGGCCTAGCCTTATATTTAAGCAACAAGATAgaattcctttttttttttatgataaGATAATTTTAGAATATCCATGGCTTTGGATTATATTAGTAATTCTTTATGTACTATTCATTTGTTTACttatcatcttttttttatttatttactacATTAGTTTTTAACCGTTACCGATAGGTCTACAGTGTTTTCTTAAACAAACAGAAAATccaaaaaggaaaaagaaaaagaaaaagaaaaaatcagcttgttaaattttattccatattgtttaaatatattacatACTTTTTACATGAAACAATAGAATTTGGTACTATTATTCTGTAAGCCATGGTGCTGTAATATTACCTTTTTCGTATTTataaagtttatttatttactttttcttttttcttttttcacaCTTCGTAAATTTAACTGACAAACAAAAAGGAGTTCTTTTCTAATGgtgaaaattttatatttctgTTTAGTCAACCAATAAAGTACCTATAAgattttacattttttgttcaattcgaaaagaaaaaaataaaatttaaaacgcacaataacaaataaaaaaaccaacaaaaagtaaataaacaaaaataaacaaaacaaataaacaaataaagcAAACATATAAAGTACCACCAAATAGACATGcataggaaaaaaaaaaaataattaatatcaaGCAAATAATCTAGGAACTACTGCAATAATATGTactcaattaaaaaaaatattatcatatataaacaaagaaGCAATTGTAGACAAAGactatagaaaaaaaaaaaaaaaaaaaaaaaaaagaaaatttttttaatatattagtCTAATTTTAACAATTAAAGAAATGCTTTTGAACTGTCCctcttttcctcttttgTCTTGCtgttaattatttttcaattaatcCATTATgctcttattttttaatcaatcatgttttttctttcttttttattttttaaaaaaaaaaaaaaaatactcaGTCAAGATTCAAGTCTTTTGAAGATCGTAttatatatctttattaaaataataaatcaagGTATTCAGCACCATAATCTATACgcatttttcaaatattttatttttttattaggtATTATTTTAGCATTATCGTATTCtctatataattttatccatttcaaaagaaaaaaaaagaaaaaaaaaaaaaaaattaataaataccAATTTAGATATAAAAAGACAGTCGAACTGATTATTTTCCTCgtcaaatattatattcCGCTGCTTTCCCTAACAAAATGACAATCGAATCCAATGTCAATTTTTCTCAATTATATGAGCATTTATATAGCAATTCTACTTCTTCAACAAATGCTTCTACTGTCACAACCATAGACCCAACCTGTGACATATCAgataaaactaaaaataacaaactcaccaaaaactttattatgGATGATAAAAATGCCATCTATACGAAAAATACGAGCACACCTGTTTTATCCAATCTCACTGTTGGCGCTACCGTTAAGCCTGCTCAAGAAAAAAGTATGAATATTCAAACTAGTTCTGAAGGAGAAAAGAACAGTGACCAAATAAGCTCGTCACCAGAAATAGACTCTGTTTTCGATAAAACACTTCCATTTCTTGACTGCTCCAGTGAAACTGAAGTAGATGATGATTACGAACAAAACAACCCAACATTAAACGGTAAAAGTAAGACAAAGAATggaaatttacaaaaaacattttataataaGGACAACAGCGCCAGCAGTACGTATCCATTTAGGAAATTAAGTGGTGTTGGtataaataatgataaaataataagtcCCGACACAAAAAAGGTAAGGAAACCTATTTTGCGAATATCTAAATCTAATCAACTGAactatattgttttttcctCTACTGATTCAATACAAGATGCCACTATATTTGGCACGCAAATTAACATACACAGATTTTTATCTCCTGAACCATCTTCAGCCGATATACCATTACCTTCTAATGAATTTGAAAGTGTGAGCATTAGGATTAATAGAGATGTTAAGGAGAGCTTTAAACGAAGAAAACGGATCGAAGATAAAGGCGGTTATTATGAGTTGGCACCAACCTCGCCATTAACCAAAAGCAATTACAGTAACGAAGACTGTCAAAACGAAGCTTGTAATATACCAATAACAAATGATGGTTGTAACAATACCACTAATGGAGATATGGATGAGTTTGCAATTATAAGAGCCTATGGATTTGAATTTCCTTGTATTAGTACTAAAAGTAAAACCCGTCACATTCGCTGGAATTTTTAATGTCAAAAATAGATTTAAGAAATGGAAAGTTTATTGCCTTATTACTAACTTTTGTtactttttctattttttttttgtttcccTTTTAATTGtgtttttctaatttttttattttattttatttttttgcttaTGTTGTATTTTTACGGTGAATTAGGAATATTGTATTATGGTTGTCTTAATATGTATGATACCTCTTTGAATGtagtttttaattaattcatTTTACATTTCAATTTTAGGGTGTTAATTtgatctttttattttattttttggtgtaatatttgtttgtatGTAAATAAAAGGTATAATAAGTGtataaacattaaaaattatcgctattattattatcatttgtatttataatagaaaattttaaattttaatggGAACAAGGCTAGATGGGGGGggtttttatttaagaTTTAGTCTGTGGATATACATATATggatatgtatatattattaggacattaatttataatttcagtaccaaagttttttttttttttttttttttttttttttttttgcttaaaATGCAATTAAAAAGACTTAACAGTctcttttcccttttagATAAAAAATCTGCAAAAACACTAAAGTTGTCAAGATTGACATActttaaatacttttttatttagtaTTGACTTTAAGATATATCTCTTTGCAATGTTAAAACAAATAGTTCCATAAATTATCGAAACTAATAGTTTTCATTAACCACATAAATAAGCTTAATTATACAATGAAATTCACTAATATTGTTTGTATCATTCTTAAAATATACATTATATGTttgatttttatcaaaCATCCAACTTGAGATCACACTAGTATATTCTTTCCCCACATATAAAcagtcttttttttggacGTGGCACAAGGAATAGACTCTTACCgaatttattgttacttACATAATGATaggtaaaagaaaaaaaaaaaattgcagCTTAAGAAGCTGAAGACAATTCAACTATAATAAAATCgtagaaagaaaataactTAAGATGATTCTTTGTGTAAAAGCTTTtgtaataagaaaaaacaagagGCGTATTCAATAAAGGTTACTGTAATGTTGTAACCTGACACTTGAAACTTTACAAGCCATTGCATCAGTgtcatttttgtttataagtAAAACAATGGTAACTTCCAATTAGAAACTTATCAGGTTAGATTACAAGAGTAGCAGAGGGTTGGaagtataattatattgCCTGTTACATTCTTTTAACTGCGTATTATTGATGTAACctttaatatttctaatGGTGATTCCACaagggaaaagaaaacagGTGGGATAATGGTCTAGTTGGCATTCGGATAACAACAAGCTGTGACCCTCTTTTCCAAAAGTCCGACTAGGAAAACCTATGGTATAAATGTGTTCCCGAAATAGGTCTGgatgttgaaaataatattgaattTACAAGGATTTGTTGCTTAGGTGCATGGTTTTCTGATAATTTCTAGTTATCtctatcttttttttattttttttcctcttttgtACATTTTTCCCCTCTCCCttcaaattaaaatattaattacgcagccatttttttttttttttcgtgtATTAGGCTTATATATCATTtgtatgtttattttcctgattaatattttatcgaCCTAAAGAGTCAGGTGCCCTTTTGAGATTTGTTTCAGATGTAactaaaaaaggaaaaaaaaaaaaaataataatgctgcatttttttttttaactgcaagaaaaaaaaacgcgaaaaacatttttttttttttttttttttttccgtaTTTTGAActgatgtttttttatatagtATACAACAATAACCATTGAAATCAAACTacacataataataaaaaagtagaACCCTAAGagaataaattaattaaaatgatACATAATATTTGATTCAGTGAAATGGCTGGCacttttcttaatttttttttttttaaaactttatgTAATTTGTTACCAACggagttttatttttgttttatatatttttttttttatttttgctgTTTTGATTATGTTACTTGATATGTTTAATTCtctttctattttcaaAGTTCAGTTATTCTCGATCGTCATTTTTCTgctactttattttttaccatAACATTTTCGTAATTTCCCTCCCCCTCCCCAACTACAGCTAATTACCAAGACTTCAAACACCAtatagatttattaaagtatTATTCAATTCTCTAACACATTTAcctacaaaataataatagatacGTGAGAATAAGGaaaattgataaaattataagagctaaaaaagaaaagaccgcaaatatcaaaaataaaatttattttagtttttatcaattgaatttttatttaaagtaATGGATGAATTTAACTTCGTCgacgataataatagtaacagCAGTAATGAAATGGTGGGCAATGCTGCACCTACGGTAAAACTGtacaaaggaaaaaaaaataatattattaagtTGTCTCAAAAACAGGAACAGGTACAAAGACAACAATATCAACGAccacagcaacaacaaattcAAACTTCATcggatgaagatgaagaataTGATCATAATGACATCcatggtaataataatttatatgaTGAAAAATTGTCACTGACAAAGGAGCCTACCACCACATTATCTTTATCGGATAGATTACCCGAATTATATGAAGTTTTAAACCAACAAACAGCAGCACCCGTCGACTTATGGAccttttataattatctGGCACAATATCCAGTAGCTATTAATTATTTGGACTTTTGGATTGATGTAGTCACCCATCTAAGATTTTGTAAGGATTATGTTAAAAGCATTAGAAAAAGCGTACTATCATTTAATGCTCGTACTAGCCAAATACGCCAATCACATTCTTCCATAGGgattaacaacaacaacaacaacgtGTCTGCCACAAATATTTCCTCTGCTCAATTTTATAACAATACATCAACATCTAATCTAAATAACAACACAAGAGAAACTATACCcagttttttattattaaaatcattaCGAGATGACGATTCCTTTATTGGCGGACCGCCTGAACCTAGTTTTGGACGTAACTCTAATCGACAAGATATAACCAGTAATAGAAGCAGCCAAAGAATATCAGagtttttaaatgttgATTTACAATCGCCCGAGCTGCACCAGTTGCTAGAAAAAGTAAACGGTTTAACGTCCACACCTCAAACCCAAAATGATTCAAGCATAACTATTTCTACTGCCGAATTAATGGATAAATTTGTTAAGGCACATGGTGTTAAAACACATATGGACAGTAAGAAACTATTGGATAATGCCACTAGTATAGTTAGAACCTATTTGTTATCTCCAGAACAATCCTCAAAGTTTTTATATCACACACCTGTAGCGACTAGAAACTGGATAGTTCAAATGGTAATGGGTCAGAATAGATATGATCCGTCTGTTTTTGAAGACTGCAAAATTTTATGTTTTCACTTTTTGGAACAACAGATGTATCCactgtttttaaaagagaTAACCTATCATAATTTACACGATGATTATAACACCACAACTAATTCAGTTTTTTCCAACTATACACGATTATCGCGTATACTGCTTGGATTGTTTTGGCTTTGGGTTGGTTTTTGGATAGGCTACACTCTAATTTTCTTAAATTATGGGAAGGGGATTAGAGTGGTTACAATTGTACCTTTTATAATTGGTTGCTATTATATTATCGTTGGGATTTTCAAagttgatttattttatgcTTTGTTTGGTTTAACCCAAAGAATTACCTCAATTGTATCAACAAATGGTGGTAATAACAAGGATTCAAAGAAGAATTATCAGAACGATAATGAGGTGGAACTTGGATATTACACCAGAAATACTTCATTAAGACATAACTTTCAACACATACCGGTTATATTTAGATTTTTAGGTGGCAGAGATAGATTAATTAAAATCCAATCAAAAGTAATTGTAAAACTACTTAGGAGAAGAGCTTTATGGGCAACCGTGTGGATCTTGTTTTGCACTGGTTGTTTTACTGTTATTTTCAGTTGTGTTCCCGGTAGGAgattgtaataataatgaagataatgatataaatgttatttttttttttttttttttttttttgtttatttgtaatattAACGATACAGCATGGGGTTTTGGtaattttttcccctttcttttctttttcttttttaatatatatatatatgtatatatattagttTTGAGTTAAGTTATaatctattttttgttcaaatgtttatatattaaattctaataactaattcaattttttttttttttttttttttgattctCAAGTCAAGATATGTTGGAAATTAGGTAATTTTAGAAAACATTAAAAGCTTAAGCTAATCATCGAAAATCTTTGACCTATGTTCAAGAATAATTAATACCCTCCCTtgcttcttcttttaaagGGGGTAAAATAGTTAATTGCTCAATAGTTAATTATCATTAGGATATCTGCCTTTGGTGGTAGTTGAGTCACAGGCGCGGTGCTTCAAGCATTTAAAACTCGGTAAGGAACGccgagaaaaaaaatacatctACAGTTTTTCATACATAACTGcttattcttttcttttttttttttttttttttttttgattctatagataaaaataagaaaaaaaaaaaaaaaaaaaaacttcgATGATAtgcatatattttttttaaaataaaaataatgactGATTTTATCCTATTAATTCATGATAAACGCAGGATGAAATCATCCGCTAaggtaaatatatatataatatatatatatatatgtttctCCTCATCAAACCacaaaatttgaaaactgATTAGCATTTAAACTTTCTTATAAatacaattattattaaaatactttttcctttcatttttttaattttttttttttcccactTCTAAGACATACCCTTTTTCTACGaatatttttacaatttaagcattacttttattacgataaaaaaaaaaaaaaaaaaaaatcaataacaTCCTAAGATTACCTTCAATCAAACAAacacaaacaaaaacaaacaggaaaaaaaaaaaaatgttatctGATGAACAAGTTCCAGCTATTTTAACGATCAAAAATGGTCCTCAATTTAAAGGATATTCATTTGGTAGCAATGATTCCCCCATAACATCTGGTGAAGTCGTTTTCACCACTTCTTTAGTTGGCTATCCAGAATCTATGTCTGATCCATCTTATAAAGGACAGATTTTAGTTTTCACTCAACCATTAATTGGCAATTATGGCGTTCCTTCTTCCGAGGCTAAAGATGAGCTAAATTTGCTAAAATACTTAGAAAGTCCAAATGCTCAATGTAAAGGTATTGTAGTTACCGATTATGCTTGGCAATATTCTCATTGGTCTGCTGTTGAAAGTTTACAAAGCTGGTGTGTTAGAGAAGGAATCGCTGCTATTGGTGGTGTTGATACTAGAGAAATTGTTCAATACTTGAGAGAAGAGGGGTCTTCATTAGGTGCTATTATCATTGATAATGGAAAGCAAAATACTATTGATTTGAATGAAATCGAATATGTAGATTCCggaaaaatcaattttgTTGCTGCAGTTACTACCAAGGCTCCGTATTACATCAAGGCAGTAGAAGAAAATCCATATAATGTTTTAGTTGTTGATTGTGGTtgcaaagaaaatattattagatgTTTAGTCTCGAGAAATTGTAATGTTACCGTTGTTCCATATAATTAtgatcttttttcaatagcAAACTTTTATgatggtatttttatttctaacGGTCCAGGCGATCCAACGCACTGTACGGAAACTATTGccaatttaaagaaaattattgttgataatCAGGAGTTTTATGACCTGCCAATTTTTGGTATTTGTTTGGGTCAT
This window harbors:
- the RXT2 gene encoding Rxt2p (similar to Saccharomyces cerevisiae YBR095C | RXT2 | component of the histone deacetylase Rpd3L complex) is translated as MDAKIQKQPYQNHTAGSSPTILNNNNNNQKTQVESDNEQLLTSNFTRHVIKQRSGNFPHYERRPNSNYIYPRVSSNESTNRGNKLLQGSNFVSRRKLNTDLYENVVFYNGSEHKLLTRTNRLSDNNKKRKLNNFTQISSSGGGSSTDDDEEEHNEEGKEEDGDDGENIIDLNTIAHVEEILRPIESLSDVVTHQPIKRTFMNNKILRLLELQTALMIEKAQLSSSSFSDLLNVFLEDDPLPYLCHKIQLPDYDHNLHVDENAEYIPKGDNTINIIATEDKETGEAASARNNCTNTGLNSKDGDDSLGNIQTDEQNVATSTSIIANETRIGVRESNAGDDNDDDDDDAFFALPQYKTSSLLEKLIGLATDSESPITEDDVENTRQLTQIVLQRNQEFIKNLQKIRLALFKAERIRSRIVSWAKEYANIPEDDVTIPSQLKIVKRSLISATTNLTVADESKNEEVNDNQGNPKQSEDDTDDVENT
- a CDS encoding uncharacterized protein (similar to Saccharomyces cerevisiae YBR096W | putative protein of unknown function); the encoded protein is MIGKILIIIFAAINYKALPLAYYVRFYHTVLIALVIPYYSKGASNPLIKKLSDNKYGCFSHTIMNSYNSILETDMYLHKSNSTYFVDMDIARTELMSKIFNKIFMKMRKWPYVPVASITAVFKKEIRPLEKFRIESNILCWDEKWIYVVCKFYKHKDVLCTYGLTQYVIKDGRKTIYPKDALETCGLYNEEVAAISAKNLKILVEENGLTHPEKLISLEHRFERI
- the SFG1 gene encoding Sfg1p (similar to Saccharomyces cerevisiae YOR315W | SFG1 | SuperFicial pseudohyphal Growth) — its product is MTIESNVNFSQLYEHLYSNSTSSTNASTVTTIDPTCDISDKTKNNKLTKNFIMDDKNAIYTKNTSTPVLSNLTVGATVKPAQEKSMNIQTSSEGEKNSDQISSSPEIDSVFDKTLPFLDCSSETEVDDDYEQNNPTLNGKSKTKNGNLQKTFYNKDNSASSTYPFRKLSGVGINNDKIISPDTKKVRKPILRISKSNQLNYIVFSSTDSIQDATIFGTQINIHRFLSPEPSSADIPLPSNEFESVSIRINRDVKESFKRRKRIEDKGGYYELAPTSPLTKSNYSNEDCQNEACNIPITNDGCNNTTNGDMDEFAIIRAYGFEFPCISTKSKTRHIRWNF
- the RAX1 gene encoding Rax1p (similar to Saccharomyces cerevisiae YOR301W | RAX1 | Revert to Axial) is translated as MDEFNFVDDNNSNSSNEMVGNAAPTVKLYKGKKNNIIKLSQKQEQVQRQQYQRPQQQQIQTSSDEDEEYDHNDIHGNNNLYDEKLSLTKEPTTTLSLSDRLPELYEVLNQQTAAPVDLWTFYNYLAQYPVAINYLDFWIDVVTHLRFCKDYVKSIRKSVLSFNARTSQIRQSHSSIGINNNNNNVSATNISSAQFYNNTSTSNLNNNTRETIPSFLLLKSLRDDDSFIGGPPEPSFGRNSNRQDITSNRSSQRISEFLNVDLQSPELHQLLEKVNGLTSTPQTQNDSSITISTAELMDKFVKAHGVKTHMDSKKLLDNATSIVRTYLLSPEQSSKFLYHTPVATRNWIVQMVMGQNRYDPSVFEDCKILCFHFLEQQMYPLFLKEITYHNLHDDYNTTTNSVFSNYTRLSRILLGLFWLWVGFWIGYTLIFLNYGKGIRVVTIVPFIIGCYYIIVGIFKVDLFYALFGLTQRITSIVSTNGGNNKDSKKNYQNDNEVELGYYTRNTSLRHNFQHIPVIFRFLGGRDRLIKIQSKVIVKLLRRRALWATVWILFCTGCFTVIFSCVPGRRL
- the CPA1 gene encoding carbamoyl-phosphate synthase (glutamine-hydrolyzing) CPA1 (similar to Saccharomyces cerevisiae YOR303W | CPA1 | Carbamyl Phosphate synthetase A); translated protein: MLSDEQVPAILTIKNGPQFKGYSFGSNDSPITSGEVVFTTSLVGYPESMSDPSYKGQILVFTQPLIGNYGVPSSEAKDELNLLKYLESPNAQCKGIVVTDYAWQYSHWSAVESLQSWCVREGIAAIGGVDTREIVQYLREEGSSLGAIIIDNGKQNTIDLNEIEYVDSGKINFVAAVTTKAPYYIKAVEENPYNVLVVDCGCKENIIRCLVSRNCNVTVVPYNYDLFSIANFYDGIFISNGPGDPTHCTETIANLKKIIVDNQEFYDLPIFGICLGHQLLSLACGAKTEKMKYGNRAHNIPTMDLLTGQCHITSQNHGYAVDEKTLPKDKIVPYFLNLNDKSNEGMIFLDRPIFSTQFHPEAKGGPLDTSYLFDKFLDNIKTYVKNRKIGSVNTELPSDLNPVNLPTERVSHK